From the genome of Marixanthomonas ophiurae, one region includes:
- a CDS encoding sensor histidine kinase has product MIKNSPILIALFCCISLFAQEPIRYTTKQGLPTNHVYDIAEDANGFMWFATKQGVVKFDGETFKTFTIQDGLPNNDTWRLETDYRGRLWYFSKSAYQGYLMNDSIYKFSTKEKDLLTPRFYYKSTDNFWFYSNNVNTIKNDQIIDLGLTPDNYASFQLELKKKYGYDYNISHSFLLNPENKEIIFININDEQLLVYDWGFKFKHTTPITLPVENPLISSQFIASGVMYNQIGYIAYDTGVMFVDFKNNTSQFISFKDLGGVEKPMYFKCKSLANEFQISIPGHLTIFDYQLNALEKFTFPEPLSQYSYKDSRGNLWLTDISKGISLIPNTQLQTPIYFKGLKVQKVNGNRDNLFLGVNNKGFYNLNTTSNKEQSLVEFNIPHSEIYQIKKDSNQNQYLFVAAHKSYGLKNNNFHEFQIKTTKNNILLGGALSGGKDILYFNKSYYCIISSALIKYKPEDKYSKYLGSKIGLQHLIAFNNKIYAGGSDGLSVFKNDSLVKPKLQNDLLNVPITSLSSSNENLLVGTDGRGVYLYNEDQVFHLKETDGLSVQKIIKEEDTLWLATQKGVKKIGIIPEGLSESKILDAYYTTDGLLQDNTNDIYKQDSLLYVASDIGLAKINLDSPIYTQQPKLYFKTKNDTLSYNHAERDNVSITFALQDYVNQEHVTSQYRLLPNQANWTTTETKTLNFSNLSPGIYQLEVKAINQHNKQTIVKQYINVLPAWWQTMVARIGFVLLALLCLYLLFLYMKKRIQKKEYDKAQQEKRVAGLELKALRSQMNPHFVHNSLNAIQYFIQRNEVELSENYLSKFSQLIRLFFEYSRRQTVTINEELELLTNYLEIEKLRFEEKLNYRVSVCEKIDIEEQLIPSMLLQPIVENAVNHGLFHKKDNGTVKILFKQLKEDTYQVTIKDDGIGINKAKSVYKASSKNYQSNSSKVLYERLDLLNKSKEWTIKYEIQDLSDIDMHAKGTIVSLIFKQNIGE; this is encoded by the coding sequence GTGATAAAAAACTCCCCGATATTAATTGCATTATTTTGCTGCATTTCCTTATTTGCACAAGAACCTATCCGCTATACTACAAAACAAGGGCTACCTACAAACCATGTATATGATATCGCTGAAGATGCCAATGGCTTTATGTGGTTTGCCACTAAACAAGGCGTGGTTAAGTTTGATGGTGAAACTTTTAAAACGTTTACCATACAAGATGGGTTACCCAATAACGATACTTGGAGGTTAGAAACAGATTATCGAGGTAGGTTGTGGTACTTTTCTAAAAGTGCTTATCAGGGTTATTTAATGAATGATAGCATTTATAAATTTTCTACAAAAGAGAAAGACTTATTAACGCCAAGGTTTTATTACAAATCCACAGATAATTTTTGGTTTTATAGTAATAATGTAAATACGATTAAAAATGATCAAATTATTGATTTGGGATTAACCCCGGATAATTATGCTTCATTTCAATTAGAACTCAAAAAAAAGTATGGCTATGATTATAATATTAGTCATAGTTTTCTTTTAAACCCTGAAAATAAAGAAATCATTTTTATTAATATAAATGACGAACAGCTATTAGTATATGATTGGGGTTTTAAGTTTAAGCATACAACACCTATTACGCTACCCGTCGAGAATCCCTTAATTAGTTCTCAATTTATCGCATCAGGTGTAATGTATAACCAAATAGGTTATATAGCTTATGATACAGGAGTGATGTTTGTTGATTTTAAAAACAATACTTCTCAATTCATATCTTTTAAAGATTTGGGTGGGGTAGAAAAACCAATGTACTTTAAATGTAAGAGTTTAGCCAATGAGTTTCAAATAAGTATTCCAGGCCATTTGACAATTTTTGACTATCAACTTAACGCTTTAGAAAAATTTACTTTCCCAGAGCCACTAAGTCAATATAGTTATAAAGATAGCCGAGGTAATCTATGGCTAACTGATATTTCAAAAGGTATTTCGCTAATTCCAAATACACAATTGCAAACTCCAATTTATTTCAAGGGTTTAAAAGTGCAAAAAGTAAATGGCAATAGGGATAATTTATTCTTAGGTGTAAACAATAAAGGATTTTATAATTTAAACACCACTTCAAATAAAGAGCAATCATTAGTAGAGTTCAATATTCCACATAGTGAGATTTACCAAATAAAAAAAGACTCAAATCAAAATCAATACTTATTTGTTGCCGCTCATAAATCTTATGGGTTAAAGAATAATAATTTTCATGAATTCCAAATTAAAACCACTAAAAATAATATTCTTTTGGGTGGAGCTCTTTCAGGAGGCAAGGATATTCTTTATTTCAATAAAAGTTATTATTGTATAATTTCTTCAGCACTTATTAAATACAAGCCCGAAGATAAATATTCTAAATATTTAGGAAGTAAAATTGGTTTACAGCATCTTATTGCTTTTAATAATAAGATTTATGCTGGTGGTAGTGATGGCTTAAGTGTCTTCAAAAATGATTCGCTCGTAAAACCTAAACTTCAAAATGACTTGTTAAATGTACCTATCACCAGTTTATCGTCTTCAAATGAGAACCTTCTTGTGGGTACCGATGGTAGGGGCGTTTATTTATACAATGAAGATCAAGTTTTTCATCTAAAAGAAACTGATGGTTTGTCCGTACAAAAAATTATTAAAGAAGAAGATACCCTATGGTTGGCCACACAAAAAGGGGTGAAAAAAATAGGTATTATACCAGAAGGTTTATCCGAATCTAAAATACTAGACGCTTATTATACAACAGATGGTTTGCTTCAAGATAACACCAACGACATATATAAACAAGACAGTTTGTTATATGTTGCAAGTGATATAGGTTTAGCAAAAATTAACCTTGATAGTCCAATTTATACACAGCAACCTAAACTCTATTTTAAAACAAAAAACGATACGCTTAGCTACAATCACGCCGAACGTGATAATGTGTCTATTACTTTTGCTTTACAAGATTATGTGAACCAAGAACATGTAACTTCTCAGTACCGGTTGTTACCAAACCAGGCCAATTGGACAACTACAGAAACCAAAACGCTCAATTTCTCTAATCTTTCGCCAGGGATATATCAATTAGAAGTAAAAGCCATAAATCAGCATAATAAGCAAACAATTGTCAAACAATATATAAACGTCCTCCCTGCCTGGTGGCAAACAATGGTTGCCAGAATAGGTTTTGTATTATTGGCTTTGTTGTGTTTGTATTTGTTATTTCTATATATGAAAAAACGTATTCAAAAAAAGGAATATGACAAAGCTCAACAAGAAAAGCGAGTAGCCGGTTTGGAGCTAAAGGCATTACGCAGTCAAATGAATCCGCACTTTGTACATAACTCTCTCAATGCCATTCAGTATTTTATACAGCGAAATGAGGTTGAACTTTCTGAAAATTATCTGTCAAAGTTTTCTCAATTAATTCGTTTGTTCTTTGAATATTCCAGAAGACAAACTGTTACCATTAATGAAGAACTCGAACTATTGACAAATTATTTGGAAATTGAAAAATTACGCTTTGAAGAAAAATTAAACTATCGAGTTTCTGTCTGTGAAAAAATAGATATTGAAGAACAACTCATTCCTTCCATGTTACTACAACCCATTGTAGAGAATGCAGTAAACCATGGCTTGTTTCATAAAAAAGATAATGGAACGGTTAAGATCTTATTTAAACAATTAAAAGAAGATACCTATCAAGTAACTATAAAAGATGATGGAATTGGAATCAATAAAGCCAAATCAGTCTATAAAGCTTCTTCAAAAAACTATCAATCCAATTCTTCTAAGGTGTTATATGAACGCTTAGATTTATTGAATAAAAGCAAAGAGTGGACTATTAAATATGAAATTCAGGACTTATCAGATATTGATATGCACGCAAAAGGGACTATAGTTTCCTTAATTTTTAAACAAAACATCGGGGAATGA
- a CDS encoding exonuclease domain-containing protein encodes MENKKFSIVDVETTGGGMRGNRITEICVVILQNGEILDKYTTLINPEKIIPHHITALTGISNETVEGAPLFYEVAEEIQKITENTIFVAHNVHFDYNVIRNEFRRLGMEFDRKKLCTVRLSRKLIPHLLSYSLGRICSSINIPIENRHRAEGDTDATVILFQRLMSLDENYEVFNQFLNPRSKEASLPPHLNSKQILDLPNSAGIYLFKNKGQKVIYVGKAKNIKKRVLSHIYNKKNKGYLMCQESFFIEHEETGNELTALLLESELIKKYYPKFNRAQKRPQSSYKIISYKNQRNIIQLAITKTKATDDSLMTFYNRTLARERLEYICETYNLCPRYCGLQSNVEVCSHYKINNCEGICDGTEEIEDYNKKVGAAIEHLNDDKPTYIIYGNGRNSDEKSIVLIKEGRYRGFGFVDESEGFSNVEEIENFLSPMHHTYHTSQIIRSYLKKNPYKNVVQFEKEVLSE; translated from the coding sequence ATGGAAAACAAAAAATTCTCCATAGTCGATGTAGAAACTACGGGCGGTGGAATGCGTGGGAATAGGATAACGGAAATATGTGTTGTCATCCTGCAAAATGGTGAAATTTTAGATAAATACACCACACTTATAAATCCTGAAAAGATAATTCCTCACCATATTACAGCGTTAACAGGCATATCCAATGAAACGGTGGAAGGTGCACCACTATTTTATGAAGTGGCTGAAGAAATTCAAAAGATTACTGAAAATACCATTTTTGTCGCCCACAATGTCCATTTCGATTATAATGTAATACGAAATGAATTCCGCAGATTGGGAATGGAATTTGACCGAAAAAAGCTATGTACGGTTCGTTTGTCAAGAAAATTAATTCCTCATCTTTTAAGTTATAGCTTGGGTCGCATTTGCAGTTCAATAAATATACCCATTGAAAACAGACATAGGGCAGAAGGGGATACCGATGCTACGGTAATTTTATTTCAGAGATTGATGAGTTTGGATGAAAACTATGAAGTTTTCAATCAATTTTTAAACCCCAGATCCAAGGAAGCTTCTTTACCACCACACTTAAATTCAAAACAGATATTGGATTTACCCAATTCCGCAGGAATCTATCTTTTTAAGAATAAAGGTCAAAAAGTGATATATGTGGGAAAAGCTAAGAATATAAAGAAAAGGGTTTTGTCCCATATCTACAATAAAAAGAATAAGGGGTATTTAATGTGTCAAGAATCATTCTTTATTGAGCATGAGGAAACGGGAAATGAACTTACCGCCCTTTTATTGGAATCGGAATTAATAAAGAAATACTATCCTAAGTTTAACAGAGCGCAAAAAAGACCTCAAAGCTCTTATAAAATCATTTCATATAAAAACCAAAGAAACATCATTCAATTGGCCATTACCAAAACTAAGGCTACAGATGATTCCTTAATGACGTTTTATAATAGAACACTAGCTCGTGAACGGTTGGAGTATATATGTGAGACATATAATTTATGCCCTCGTTATTGTGGTTTACAGAGTAACGTCGAAGTGTGCTCACACTATAAAATAAATAATTGTGAAGGTATTTGTGATGGGACGGAAGAAATAGAGGATTATAACAAAAAGGTGGGTGCAGCGATAGAACACTTAAATGATGACAAACCCACCTATATTATTTATGGCAACGGAAGAAATAGCGACGAAAAATCCATTGTGCTTATAAAGGAAGGGAGGTATCGGGGCTTTGGTTTTGTGGATGAAAGTGAAGGTTTCTCCAATGTAGAAGAAATAGAGAACTTTCTTTCTCCCATGCATCATACCTATCATACCAGTCAAATTATTAGAAGTTACCTCAAAAAAAATCCATACAAAAACGTAGTTCAATTTGAGAAGGAGGTGCTGAGTGAATAA
- a CDS encoding LytR/AlgR family response regulator transcription factor, whose amino-acid sequence MKVTAILIDDERKALAILKNKLERLCPNVKVISETQSPDEGIELIKQLKPQLVFLDIAMPEMSGFDLLAEIKNPDFEIIFATAFDNYAIEAIKHCAIGYLVKPVDNQDLMITVNKAIQNIEDKSALEKNKLLIENLGVQTFQNKKIVIPSQEGLEFVKMSDILHFEGDNGYTKIHFVNKKSMLSSHNIGYFNKLLDNQSFYLIHKSYLINLSHIKKYLNEGYIVLEDNSKLPVSRNRRQDFFNKLKSIN is encoded by the coding sequence ATGAAAGTAACCGCAATTTTAATAGATGACGAACGCAAAGCACTAGCCATTTTAAAAAATAAATTAGAACGCTTGTGCCCCAATGTAAAAGTAATTAGTGAAACACAGAGCCCTGATGAGGGTATTGAGCTAATAAAACAACTAAAGCCTCAATTGGTATTTCTTGATATTGCTATGCCCGAAATGAGTGGTTTCGATTTACTAGCCGAAATAAAAAACCCAGATTTTGAAATAATTTTTGCCACAGCTTTTGATAATTATGCCATTGAAGCCATTAAACATTGTGCTATTGGCTATCTAGTAAAGCCTGTGGATAACCAAGATTTAATGATTACGGTCAATAAAGCCATTCAAAACATTGAAGACAAATCAGCCTTGGAAAAAAATAAATTACTTATTGAAAATTTAGGGGTCCAAACTTTTCAAAATAAAAAAATAGTTATTCCCTCACAGGAAGGTCTGGAGTTTGTTAAAATGTCAGATATTTTACATTTTGAAGGAGATAATGGTTACACTAAAATACATTTTGTGAACAAAAAATCAATGTTGAGTTCACATAACATTGGCTATTTTAATAAGTTACTGGACAATCAATCATTTTATTTAATTCATAAATCGTATCTCATTAATCTAAGCCATATCAAAAAGTACCTTAACGAAGGTTATATTGTATTGGAAGATAATAGTAAACTTCCTGTTTCAAGAAATAGACGGCAGGATTTTTTTAATAAATTAAAAAGCATTAATTAA
- a CDS encoding DNA polymerase III subunit alpha, whose protein sequence is MYTNCHTYYSLRYGTFSEIELLELAQQNNIKQLALTDINSTSACLSMIKNAPNYNIDVSVGVDFRNGTKQEYVVIAKDNIGFQNINGFLTEHLHKKKDFPELCPKLKNCFFIYPFEKVLELEKKEFSTNEFIGISIVSLRKLLFSCYKHYDNLVIQQPVSFRNQNDYNAHRLLRAIDLNILLSKLPETEQGSKTDKMISKDELLSVFESFPKAIENTNYLLENSNVHFLFNNNRENQNQECYLANKQEDYTYLRKLVFDNIAYRYPHADNIVFQRIEKELKAIKEMDFVSYFLINWDLLQYAKSKNYPYIGRGSGANSIVAYIIGITNVDPIELDLYFERFINVYRSSPPDFDLDFSWRDRDDITHYIFNRFKNTALMGTYVTFKFRAVVRELGKVFGLPKAEIDSFLKGNNTDTKNDEYIQLIVKYGKLIHGFPNYLSVHSGGILITKKPINYYTATFMPPKGFQTVQIDMNIAEDVGIFKFDILAQRGLSKIKECLEIIAYNQPDAKVADIDMVSKFKSDPAINNMLKTGDCMGVFYVESPAMRVLMTKLETQDYLGLVAASSIIRPGVTNGGMKDEYILRHKFPEKRKNGHPVLLEILKETYGVMVYQEDVLKVAHYFAGLDLGEADILRRGMSGKSRSNKEIRAIEKKFKDNCIIKGYPEKLIEEIWGQVSAFAGYAFAKGHSASYAVESYQSLYLKKYFPLEFMVAVLNNGGGFYSIETYVQEIKMQGGIVEKPCINNSLSETIIQNKTIYLGFQLIKDLEVRTIQKVIESRSTFGIFESFDDFIDRVPISLEQLIILIRIDAFRFTRLDKHQIMWEAHLKVIKKPCDVSAPKLFHSRSVSFKLPEITTNKLIDAYDEMELIGFPLNGYFNLIEKYVVKNILAKDIPLFENKQITIFGKLITLKGTNTAKGDRMNFGTFIDFKGTIFDTVHFPNIAQKYTVRANGVYLITGKVVNDLGYYSIVVDSIKFQKFLPDPRLSNVNNSDKNMFI, encoded by the coding sequence ATGTACACGAATTGTCACACATATTATTCGCTTCGTTATGGCACTTTTTCTGAAATTGAACTTTTGGAATTAGCGCAGCAAAACAATATAAAGCAATTGGCACTGACCGATATAAACTCTACATCGGCTTGCTTGAGCATGATAAAAAATGCTCCAAATTATAATATCGATGTTTCGGTTGGGGTAGACTTTAGAAACGGTACAAAACAGGAGTATGTAGTTATAGCAAAAGACAATATTGGGTTTCAAAATATCAATGGATTTCTTACCGAGCACCTTCATAAAAAAAAAGACTTTCCAGAACTATGCCCCAAACTGAAAAACTGTTTTTTTATATATCCCTTTGAGAAAGTATTAGAATTAGAGAAGAAAGAATTTTCTACGAACGAGTTTATAGGGATATCTATTGTTTCTCTGCGAAAACTATTGTTCTCTTGTTACAAGCACTATGATAATTTAGTAATTCAACAACCTGTATCCTTCAGAAACCAAAATGATTACAATGCCCATCGGTTGCTAAGGGCTATTGATTTGAATATTTTATTGAGCAAGTTGCCAGAAACGGAGCAAGGCTCAAAAACAGATAAAATGATTTCAAAAGATGAACTGCTTTCTGTTTTTGAATCGTTTCCCAAAGCAATAGAAAACACCAACTATCTTCTTGAAAACTCCAATGTTCACTTTTTATTCAATAACAATCGGGAAAACCAAAATCAAGAATGTTACTTAGCTAATAAACAAGAAGATTATACCTACTTGCGAAAATTGGTTTTCGATAATATAGCATATCGATATCCCCATGCAGATAACATCGTCTTTCAAAGAATAGAGAAGGAGTTGAAGGCCATAAAAGAAATGGACTTTGTTTCTTATTTTTTGATAAACTGGGATTTACTGCAATATGCAAAATCCAAGAACTACCCATATATAGGGCGGGGTAGCGGGGCAAACAGTATAGTAGCCTATATTATCGGTATTACCAATGTAGATCCTATAGAATTGGATCTTTATTTCGAACGCTTTATAAATGTATATAGATCGTCCCCACCCGATTTCGATCTTGATTTCTCATGGCGGGATAGGGATGATATAACCCATTATATTTTTAACCGATTTAAAAATACAGCCCTAATGGGCACCTATGTTACCTTTAAATTTAGAGCTGTCGTTCGGGAATTAGGAAAAGTATTTGGGTTGCCAAAAGCTGAGATTGACAGTTTTTTAAAGGGAAACAATACGGACACCAAAAATGATGAGTACATTCAATTAATCGTTAAATACGGAAAACTGATTCATGGGTTTCCTAATTATCTGAGTGTTCATTCGGGTGGGATATTAATCACCAAAAAACCAATCAATTACTATACAGCTACTTTTATGCCTCCTAAAGGTTTTCAGACTGTTCAAATTGATATGAACATTGCTGAAGATGTGGGTATCTTTAAATTCGATATTTTAGCGCAACGAGGACTTTCAAAAATTAAAGAATGTTTGGAGATCATAGCCTATAATCAACCAGACGCTAAAGTGGCTGATATTGATATGGTATCCAAATTTAAGTCGGATCCTGCCATAAACAATATGCTCAAAACTGGTGATTGTATGGGGGTTTTTTATGTAGAGTCACCCGCCATGCGGGTTTTAATGACCAAATTAGAAACTCAAGACTATCTTGGACTTGTGGCTGCCAGCTCCATTATCCGTCCCGGAGTAACCAATGGAGGTATGAAAGATGAATATATTCTCAGACATAAGTTTCCTGAAAAACGGAAAAATGGACATCCTGTTTTACTAGAGATTTTAAAAGAGACCTATGGTGTAATGGTTTACCAAGAGGATGTCTTAAAAGTTGCTCATTATTTTGCAGGTTTGGATTTGGGCGAAGCAGATATCCTACGTCGAGGAATGAGTGGTAAGTCCCGATCCAATAAAGAGATTAGAGCAATTGAAAAAAAGTTTAAGGATAATTGTATTATAAAAGGATACCCTGAAAAATTAATCGAGGAAATTTGGGGTCAGGTAAGTGCTTTTGCAGGATATGCTTTTGCTAAGGGACATTCTGCTTCTTATGCAGTTGAAAGTTACCAAAGCTTATATCTTAAAAAATACTTTCCGTTAGAATTTATGGTGGCCGTATTGAATAACGGGGGTGGCTTTTATTCTATTGAAACATATGTGCAGGAAATAAAAATGCAAGGAGGTATTGTGGAGAAGCCCTGTATTAATAATAGTTTATCAGAAACAATAATCCAAAACAAAACTATTTATTTAGGCTTTCAATTAATTAAGGATTTAGAGGTTAGAACCATTCAAAAAGTTATAGAATCGCGAAGTACCTTTGGCATTTTTGAAAGTTTTGATGATTTTATCGACAGGGTTCCCATAAGCCTAGAACAGTTAATCATTTTGATTAGAATAGATGCTTTTCGTTTTACAAGGTTGGATAAACATCAAATCATGTGGGAAGCGCATTTAAAAGTCATAAAAAAACCGTGCGATGTTTCTGCACCAAAACTCTTCCACTCTAGATCTGTTAGTTTTAAATTACCTGAAATTACCACAAATAAACTAATAGATGCTTATGACGAGATGGAGTTAATAGGTTTTCCATTAAATGGATATTTTAATTTAATTGAAAAGTATGTTGTAAAGAATATTTTGGCCAAGGACATTCCGCTGTTTGAGAATAAGCAAATAACTATTTTTGGTAAATTGATTACTTTAAAGGGAACCAATACTGCTAAAGGTGATCGTATGAATTTTGGAACCTTTATTGATTTTAAGGGAACTATTTTTGATACTGTTCATTTTCCCAACATAGCACAAAAATATACGGTACGTGCTAATGGAGTATATTTAATAACAGGTAAAGTTGTTAATGACTTAGGATATTATTCTATTGTAGTTGACTCTATAAAATTTCAAAAATTTTTACCAGACCCGAGACTTTCCAATGTGAATAATTCGGATAAAAATATGTTTATTTAA
- the dinB gene encoding DNA polymerase IV: MNKSILHLDLDTFFVSVERLLDSKLNKKPVLVGGTGDRGVVAACSYETRRFGVHSGMAMKMARQLCPQAIVIRGDAGIYMKYSDMVTDIIKNEVPVFEKTSVDEFYADLTGMDRFFGNYKFSKQIRETVIKETGLPISFGLSQNKVVSKVATGEAKPNNQIKIDVGFEKDFLAPLSIRKIPMVGKVTAQKLRNLGVHHIKTLQNMPLEMVVSVLGKNGRIIWNRANGIDSSPVIQYNERKSISNERTFNKDTIDVKKIESCLSAMGENLAYQLRQGNKLTSCVSVKIRYSDFSTYSKQMKIPYTSADHVLIPLIHNLFNKLYNRSVLIRLIGVNFSHLVSGHYQIDLFDDNLKRLNLYASLDNIRNRYGSNTVMRASTMDVKSIRNNRNPFNGEPPILLAHRKQ; encoded by the coding sequence GTGAATAAATCAATTTTACACCTAGACCTAGATACTTTCTTTGTATCAGTAGAACGTCTATTAGACTCTAAGCTTAATAAAAAACCGGTCCTTGTTGGAGGTACTGGGGATAGAGGGGTGGTTGCTGCGTGTAGCTATGAAACCCGTCGTTTTGGTGTTCATTCGGGAATGGCTATGAAAATGGCTAGACAATTATGTCCACAAGCAATTGTGATTCGGGGAGATGCTGGAATATATATGAAATATTCCGATATGGTTACTGATATCATTAAAAATGAAGTTCCCGTATTTGAAAAAACAAGCGTTGATGAGTTTTATGCAGATTTAACCGGGATGGATCGTTTTTTTGGAAATTATAAATTTTCAAAACAAATACGAGAAACAGTGATTAAAGAAACGGGATTGCCCATATCCTTTGGGTTGTCCCAAAACAAAGTGGTTTCAAAAGTTGCCACTGGCGAGGCCAAACCAAATAACCAGATAAAAATAGATGTAGGTTTTGAAAAAGATTTTTTAGCCCCCTTGTCGATACGGAAAATTCCGATGGTAGGAAAGGTAACTGCCCAAAAGCTAAGAAATCTAGGTGTCCACCATATAAAAACATTACAGAATATGCCTTTAGAAATGGTTGTTTCGGTATTGGGTAAGAATGGTAGAATCATATGGAATAGAGCTAATGGAATTGACAGCTCACCCGTAATTCAGTATAATGAAAGAAAGTCAATTTCTAACGAGCGAACTTTTAACAAGGATACTATTGATGTTAAAAAGATCGAGTCCTGTCTCAGTGCCATGGGTGAAAACTTAGCCTATCAATTACGTCAAGGAAATAAACTTACCTCCTGCGTTTCTGTAAAAATTAGGTATTCAGATTTCAGTACATATTCTAAACAAATGAAAATTCCATATACCAGTGCGGATCATGTGCTTATCCCATTAATCCACAATCTATTCAATAAACTTTACAATAGAAGTGTATTAATACGCTTGATAGGGGTCAATTTCTCCCATCTGGTCAGCGGACATTACCAAATTGATCTTTTCGACGATAATTTAAAAAGATTAAACCTGTATGCCTCATTAGACAATATACGCAATCGCTATGGCAGTAATACAGTTATGCGCGCTTCTACAATGGATGTAAAATCGATTCGCAATAACCGTAATCCTTTTAATGGGGAACCTCCAATTTTGTTAGCCCACAGAAAACAATAA
- a CDS encoding RHS repeat domain-containing protein gives MFRISNIIILLIASYINAQNQSRTLGNKSYEVSNHLGNVMTVVSDRKTPIPEATNTIIAFNDTDIKAFNDYYPYGMVLENRSLSEAEAHRYGFQGQEKDDEVNGANNSINYKYRVHDPRLGRFFAVDPLTSNYPHYSSYQFSGNKVIQYIELEGLEEGNVVSPNTYTMKEGDTFWSLEEAWGMEHGTLISANPEWKGLNENGVKKTHIMPVGTVISIIGVSSEVNSFPNLVNTRYSLIETSQENDKEDSERNNEMLDAIQELRWKKADYMLNAGEIDDLGNTRSIISIGRNPKNILMPPSYVDLLFQLNPYKFLADATGDVITKKENEAHSFLMKRYRQNWQFQDELWNELIELYNNEYDKPHYIDYRWIDGNLKKVIIQGVRPKPDNPMPTLEQELRKDVLMWDD, from the coding sequence ATGTTTAGAATATCAAATATCATAATACTTTTAATCGCATCCTACATTAATGCCCAAAACCAATCCCGCACTTTAGGCAACAAGTCTTACGAGGTGTCCAACCACTTAGGTAATGTGATGACTGTTGTTAGCGATCGAAAAACACCAATACCTGAAGCCACAAATACAATAATTGCTTTTAACGATACAGATATAAAAGCCTTTAACGACTATTACCCGTATGGAATGGTATTAGAAAATAGGTCGCTGAGCGAAGCCGAAGCGCACCGATATGGTTTTCAAGGTCAAGAAAAAGACGATGAGGTTAACGGTGCAAATAATAGTATTAATTATAAATACAGAGTACATGACCCAAGGTTAGGACGCTTTTTTGCTGTGGATCCTTTAACTTCAAATTATCCACACTATTCATCTTACCAGTTCTCAGGGAATAAAGTAATTCAGTATATAGAACTTGAGGGGCTAGAAGAGGGTAATGTTGTAAGTCCAAATACGTATACTATGAAAGAAGGTGATACATTCTGGAGTTTAGAGGAAGCATGGGGTATGGAACATGGAACATTAATCAGTGCTAATCCGGAATGGAAAGGTTTAAATGAAAATGGAGTTAAGAAAACACATATTATGCCAGTAGGTACAGTTATATCCATTATTGGTGTCTCATCAGAAGTTAATTCATTTCCAAATTTAGTTAATACTAGATATTCATTAATTGAAACAAGCCAAGAAAATGATAAAGAAGATAGCGAAAGAAATAATGAGATGCTTGATGCAATACAAGAGTTAAGGTGGAAAAAAGCAGATTATATGCTTAATGCGGGAGAAATTGATGATCTTGGTAATACTCGATCCATTATTAGTATTGGAAGAAATCCTAAAAACATATTAATGCCACCTTCATATGTAGACTTATTATTTCAATTAAATCCATATAAATTTTTGGCAGATGCTACAGGTGATGTTATAACAAAAAAAGAGAATGAAGCTCACAGTTTTTTAATGAAAAGGTATAGACAAAATTGGCAATTCCAAGATGAGTTGTGGAATGAATTAATCGAGTTGTACAACAATGAATATGACAAACCTCATTATATAGATTATAGATGGATTGATGGAAATTTAAAAAAAGTAATAATTCAAGGAGTAAGACCAAAACCAGATAATCCTATGCCTACTTTAGAACAAGAGTTAAGAAAAGATGTCCTAATGTGGGATGATTAA